Proteins encoded in a region of the Leishmania donovani BPK282A1 complete genome, chromosome 14 genome:
- a CDS encoding cystathionine beta-lyase-like protein gives MPRTATHTTTTPPMPTPHDTLPAADHHDDDKCCCCCKSEIHIAKLEAENHLLKEKLSQIDMMHAISAAKTTSNRTILTALEEERQYLEQAMLPVSYKFPKGADYSELPTYPKRPHFDQAAKHPSTQVVIFDGCPNDPYHPTSMPIYQTATFVQPDIEEFGPYDYSRSGNPTRTAIETLVANLEGAHAAFAFSSGMAALQTLVTTLNAGDTILASSDLYGGMHRLLTQITSCLGMAVVFVPMWNTEAVRQALIENPAAKLLHMESPTNPLMRIVDIRAVCEAAHAHNVKVSIDNTMMSPLRCTPLALGCDYSIHSATKFLCGHSDTMCGLICVKSEEDVKRVAFLQNAQGNALAPFDCWLLLRGIRTLSIRVEKQELNAVAVALFLSRQSHVVSRLHYAGLNPATSPQISSLTEENFYLHRSQTSGPGSVLSIETGSVKRSNAFVRACKLFKLTVSFGSCNSLVEMPCLLSHASIPKEKRTLPADLIRLSVGIEQIEDILADLTQAIAAAVAIHDNDGSC, from the coding sequence ATGCCCCGAACGGCGACCcacacgacgacgacgccgccgatgccgacgCCACACGATACATTGCCGGCGGCAGATCACCACGACGATGACAagtgttgttgttgttgcaaGAGTGAGATCCACATCGCGAAGCTCGAGGCGGAAAATCACCTCCTCAAGGAAAAGCTGTCGCAGATAGACATGATGCACGCGATCAGCGCCGCCAAAACCACCAGCAACCGCACTATtctgacggcgctggaggaggagcggcagtaCCTGGAGCAGGCTATGCTTCCCGTCAGCTACAAGTTCCCGAAAGGAGCCGACTACAGCGAACTCCCCACCTACCCAAAGCGCCCGCACTTCGACCAGGCAGCGAAGCACCCCAGCACGCAGGTCGTCATCTTCGACGGCTGCCCCAACGACCCTTATCACCCGACCTCGATGCCCATCTACCAAACCGCGACCTTTGTGCAGCCCGACATCGAGGAGTTCGGTCCGTACGACTACAGCCGTAGCGGCAACCCGACTCGCACGGCCATCGAGACCCTCGTCGCCAACCTCGAGGGTGCCCACGCTGCCTTCGCTTTTTCGTCCGGCATGGCGGCACTGCAGACGCTCGTGACCACGCTGAACGCTGGCGACACCATcctcgccagcagcgacctTTACGGGGGCATGCACCGTCTCCTGACACAGATCACCTCGTGCCTCGGGATGGCTGTTGTGTTTGTGCCGATGTGGAACACTGAGGCGGTGCGCCAAGCGCTCATCGAGAACccggcggcgaagctgctgcacatgGAGAGCCCCACGAACCCACTGATGCGAATTGTCGACATCCGTGCTGTCTGTGAGGCTgcccacgcgcacaacgTAAAGGTGTCCATCGACAACACTATGATGTCTCCGCTTCGCTGCACCCCGCTCGCCCTGGGCTGCGACTACTCAATCCACAGCGCCACCAAGTTTCTGTGCGGCCACAGCGACACCATGTGCGGTCTTATCTGCGTGAAGTCTGAGGAGGATGTGAAGCGGGTGGCCTTTCTGCAGAACGCACAGGGAAACGCCCTCGCCCCGTTTGACTGCTGGCTGCTCCTGCGTGGCATCCGCACGCTGTCCATTCGCGTCGAGAAGCAGGAGCTGAacgccgtcgcggtggcaTTGTTCCTGTCGCGTCAGAGCCACGTCGTGTCGCGCCTGCACTACGCTGGCTTGAACCCCGCCACGTCCCCCCAGATCTCTTCCCTGACTGAGGAGAACTTCTACCTGCACCGCTCGCAGACCTCCGGCCCTGGCAGCGTGCTCTCCATTGAGACCGGCAGCGTCAAGCGCTCCAACGCGTTTGTACGGGCCTGCAAGCTGTTCAAGCTCACCGTCAGCTTTGGAAGCTGCAACTCGCTGGTTGAAATGCCCTGCCTCCTCTCGCACGCGTCCATACCAAAGGAGAAGCGCACACTTCCAGCTGACCTGATCCGACTGTCCGTGGGTATCGAACAGATCGAGGATATACTTGCCGACCTAACGCaggccatcgccgccgcggtcgccaTCCATGACAATGACGGGTCCTGCTGA